Proteins co-encoded in one Meiothermus sp. genomic window:
- a CDS encoding DNA primase codes for MPSPLQAASIPPSLRPLKQWVLWRYEVRGGEKTKVPFRPSSVKAKSNDPATWVDFESAVKAFERGGFDGVGFVFAKDGGIVGVDLDWKGWAGEGVPLEVQTIVDRLNSYTEWSPSRKGCHILLRGKLPAGIGKKEHLAPGVDLEVYDRVRFFTVTGERWEGYPADLEERQAELEALLAELFPPRERKRPLPEPPPPPPREVRIGGSPRRLTALLGAYAEAVRTAQQGTRHNTLIGYARAAGGLVPHGLDPQEAEEALVAAALEAGLPEAEARAAVRWGLEVGRSHPLYLEDAHAYQPSTYRARVYKRLRRWV; via the coding sequence ATGCCTAGCCCCCTACAAGCCGCTAGCATCCCCCCCTCTTTGCGCCCGCTGAAGCAGTGGGTGCTCTGGCGCTACGAGGTGCGGGGTGGCGAGAAAACCAAAGTCCCCTTCCGCCCCTCCAGCGTGAAAGCCAAGAGCAACGACCCTGCCACATGGGTTGATTTTGAAAGCGCCGTGAAGGCCTTTGAGCGGGGCGGCTTCGATGGGGTGGGCTTCGTCTTCGCCAAGGATGGCGGCATCGTGGGGGTTGATTTGGACTGGAAAGGCTGGGCCGGGGAGGGCGTGCCCCTCGAGGTTCAGACCATCGTAGATCGGCTGAACTCTTACACCGAGTGGAGCCCGAGCCGGAAGGGCTGCCACATCCTGCTAAGGGGCAAGCTGCCAGCCGGGATTGGCAAAAAAGAGCATCTAGCGCCCGGTGTAGACCTCGAGGTGTACGACCGCGTGAGGTTTTTCACCGTGACCGGGGAGCGCTGGGAAGGCTACCCCGCTGACCTAGAGGAGCGTCAAGCCGAACTCGAGGCCCTGTTAGCTGAACTCTTCCCCCCACGAGAGAGAAAGCGCCCGCTGCCCGAGCCCCCACCCCCACCACCGAGGGAGGTCAGGATAGGGGGCTCTCCCAGGAGGCTCACCGCGCTGCTAGGCGCTTACGCAGAGGCGGTGAGAACGGCTCAACAGGGTACCCGGCACAATACCTTGATTGGTTACGCCCGTGCCGCCGGTGGATTGGTGCCGCACGGATTAGACCCCCAGGAAGCGGAAGAGGCCCTGGTAGCCGCTGCCCTCGAGGCCGGACTACCCGAGGCCGAGGCCCGAGCAGCGGTGCGGTGGGGGCTCGAGGTGGGCCGCTCCCATCCCCTTTACCTGGAGGACGCTCACGCTTACCAACCCTCTACCTACCGGGCCCGTGTCTACAAACGGCTGAGGAGGTGGGTATGA